CTGGCCTGATTGATGATCATGAAACGCCTCCTTTAGAACTCGACCCAGACGCCGTGGGCGTCCAGGTCGCGAATGGTTCCCACGGCGCTGCGGGTGCCCGTGCCGTCCGTGGCGGCCACGGTCTGGTCATCCACGGCGTAGGCCGTCCCGCCGATGTGCTGCCGGGTGATGTCGCCGGAATTGGCGAAGGCGAAGCAGCCGCGCGCCACGGTGACCACCTCCTCGCCGTCCGCGCCCTCGGCGTTGTCCGCATGATGTTCGGCCCGGCCCAGGCCCTTGAGGCCCGTGGCCGTGACGGCCGGGGTGGCGTAGCCCGTGGCCGACAGGGCCACCAGCGACCCGGCGTAAATGACCTTTCCCGCCGCCACGGGATGCCCGACGAGCTTGCCGTCCTGTTCGGGGGTGTTGCGGTCCTTGGTCAGAGCGGCCATCTATTTGCCCTCCTGCTGCATGTGCTTCTTGTAGGCGTCCTCGCCCAGGCCGAGCTGGGCGCACACCGCCCGATCCACGTCGGTCAGGCCGCCGGATGTGGGCGGCAGCCCGCCCACCGGCCCCGTGGCCCCCGGGGCCACCACGACAGGCGCGGCGTTCACCCAGGCCTCAAATCCCGACAGATCCTTGGAGGCGTAGGCCGTGGCCCATTCCTCCATGGCCGGGGCCAGCTTGCCCGTCTGCTTGGCATGGGCCACCACGGCCTCAACCCGCTCCCGGGTCCGATCCGTCTCCAGGACGGACAGGCGACCGGCCACGGCCTGGAACTGCTCCATGGGCACGTACCGGGTGGGGTCCAAGACGCCTCCGGCCCCCTGGGCCGTAAGCGTCTTGGCATGGGCGGCAACGGCCTCGGGTTTGGCGTCCGCCGCCAGCCCGAAGTCCTTGACCAGCCCGGTGAACAGCCCCGACAGGGCCGTGCCCTGGGCCGTAAGCGTCTTGGCATGGGCGACAACGGCCTCGGGTTTGGCGTCCGCCGCCAGCCCCAGATCCTTGGCCAGACCGGCGAAAAGCCCCGCCATGGCCGCCTGTCTCTCCGCCAGAGCCTTGGCGTGGGCGGCCACGCCGTCGGCCGTGGGCATGCCGGACAGGCCGAACAGGCCCGCCAGCATTGCCAGAAATTGGTTCAAATCCATGTCCTCGCCTCCGTCGTTGTCGAGCTGCGACGCCAGCGCCGTCAGCTCCAGGTTGGGGATGTTGGTCAGAGCCGCGCATTCGATGCGCGTCACCGTGCCGTCGTGCTTGAGATAGCGGTAGACCGGGGAGAGATAGCGGTATTCCCGGGCCGCCAGCCGCGCGGCCGCCGCCTCGGTCCATTCCACGCGGCCCCAGATGCCGTCCTCGCGGACGTCCAGGTCCGTGATCCACCCGGCGGCCGGGGCGGGCCTGCCGTTTTTTTCCGAATAGAGAAGCTGGTGGTCGTAATCGATGGGCAGGGGAACGCCCCGCTGATGGGCCGTGGTGGCCGCGATTACGCCCTGCGGATCGTCCAGGCGGTACGGCCCCCGGCCGTCCCGGCAGGCGATGTCCCCCAGGGGCAGCAGATGCACCCATTCCGGAACGGGACGGGACGTTCCCAGGTCCAGGGCGTGAGCGGCACGGGCGGTTCGGGCGGTTCGCGTTTTCATGACGCCCGTCCTAGCGCACGACAAAAGCCCCCGTGCCCCGGACAGGTGTCCGGGGCAGGGGGCTTGCCTGCGAATGCGTTTTGCTGGTGGTGGCCATGAGGTACTCCAATTCCGGCGTTCCGGGCAAGGGGTGGGTGGGTGGTCCGTGCCCGCGCCCGGGACATGCCCCGTATGCGCACGGAGGGGCGTTTACTTGCGCGTTTACTGGGTTTTGGCGACATCGCCCCGCCCCGGGGCTTGCCAAACGCCCCAGGGCGGCTTATTTACTCTTCACCCTTGGCCGCTCGGAGAGTCCGGGAATGTCGCTACCGGACGGGGCTGCCCTGCCCTGGCAGCAGCGGAGTCCCCCCGTGGAGGTTGCGCACCACCCGGGCGGCCATCTTAAAAGATTCGCTCAAACATCCCCGTGTTTTCCATGTCCTTGGGATCAATCACCCGCCCCGACCACAGATCGTTCGTGACGACCGTCTGTTTCGTCAGTTCCTCGCCCGGGGCCGCCACCCGCATCCGCACGGCGTGGTTGACCCGCACCACCAGCTTGCCCGCGCCGTCACCGGCATCGATCAGGTACAGCAGGGCCGGGTTGGCCTTGTCCCAATAGACCGCCTCCGGCTCCCACAGGGCGTCCACCACCCGGGCGATGGTCTCCCGGGACAGCCCCACGCCGCTGGCCTGCTTGCCCTCGCGGTACAGGTGGGCGATGCCCTTATCCGACAAGGTGATGGCCCCGCACTCCGGCGGCGCCTTTTTTTCGCGCATGAAGTCGATGACCTTCTGATCCAGCGCCCCCACCACCCGCCGTTCTCCGGCCGAGATCGGCGCGCCGGTCTCCATGGCCGTCAGCTTACCCTGCACCCATTCGGACAGGTCATGCTTGAGCGCAGGCACCACGAACCGGGCCGAGGCCGCCTGGGCCGCCGCCAGATCGGCCGAGGCCTGCGGCAGCTTGTCCAGCATGGCCCGGGCCGCGTGGTTTTCCAGGGCGGCCTGCCCGGGGTTGTAGGCAAAGCCGGGGTCGATGCCCTTGGGCACATAGATTTCCTGACCCGTGCGGGGGTTGACGTACTTTTCCATCTCGATGACCAGATCGGGGCTGATTTCGTATCCAAGCTCTCTGAGCTGCGCTTCGGAAAGCTGGATGACGACACACCGGCAATGCCAGCCGTTTGGGGGGAAGTGCATTTTCCACCAGGGATGGTCCCCTCGTAATACGATGCCGTGCCATGCGCGGTGCTCGGGCCGCGTCTTGCCGTCCAGGATGGCCACGTACCGCAGATAGGGAGCTATATGTTTGGTGCGCTCGTAGCGCGCCCAGGTTCCGGCCGCGTGGGCCGTGCGCATGTTGGTGTCGTAGATGATCTGCAAACGCCGGGGAGAACCGAGCTGCGCCCGCACCACCTGCCCGGTGTCCGGGTGCGTCATGTCTTTTTTGCCCCACCAGCCCTTGGCCTGGAGGATCGGCGTCAGCTCGGCGGCGAACTGTTTGAGGGTGCGGCCTTCGGACTTGGCCCGCAGCACGGCCTGTTCGATGTCCTTGAGCACATCGAACCCGGCGCTTTTCGCCACGGTAAACGCCCGGGTGTGTTCGCCCTGCCACATCTCGCGCCA
Above is a genomic segment from Desulfolutivibrio sulfodismutans DSM 3696 containing:
- a CDS encoding phage protease, which codes for MKTRTARTARAAHALDLGTSRPVPEWVHLLPLGDIACRDGRGPYRLDDPQGVIAATTAHQRGVPLPIDYDHQLLYSEKNGRPAPAAGWITDLDVREDGIWGRVEWTEAAAARLAAREYRYLSPVYRYLKHDGTVTRIECAALTNIPNLELTALASQLDNDGGEDMDLNQFLAMLAGLFGLSGMPTADGVAAHAKALAERQAAMAGLFAGLAKDLGLAADAKPEAVVAHAKTLTAQGTALSGLFTGLVKDFGLAADAKPEAVAAHAKTLTAQGAGGVLDPTRYVPMEQFQAVAGRLSVLETDRTRERVEAVVAHAKQTGKLAPAMEEWATAYASKDLSGFEAWVNAAPVVVAPGATGPVGGLPPTSGGLTDVDRAVCAQLGLGEDAYKKHMQQEGK
- a CDS encoding phage head morphogenesis protein, producing MAIEFKAVAPAESVAYLEARGHVLTPTFDWREMWQGEHTRAFTVAKSAGFDVLKDIEQAVLRAKSEGRTLKQFAAELTPILQAKGWWGKKDMTHPDTGQVVRAQLGSPRRLQIIYDTNMRTAHAAGTWARYERTKHIAPYLRYVAILDGKTRPEHRAWHGIVLRGDHPWWKMHFPPNGWHCRCVVIQLSEAQLRELGYEISPDLVIEMEKYVNPRTGQEIYVPKGIDPGFAYNPGQAALENHAARAMLDKLPQASADLAAAQAASARFVVPALKHDLSEWVQGKLTAMETGAPISAGERRVVGALDQKVIDFMREKKAPPECGAITLSDKGIAHLYREGKQASGVGLSRETIARVVDALWEPEAVYWDKANPALLYLIDAGDGAGKLVVRVNHAVRMRVAAPGEELTKQTVVTNDLWSGRVIDPKDMENTGMFERIF